The following are from one region of the Ignavibacteriota bacterium genome:
- a CDS encoding type II toxin-antitoxin system VapC family toxin: MNKILVDTNVLIYSIDEDSKYFDSAQKIFSEELELYTTSKNLSEFLTVVTRFSQNSLSLKEALLVIEDFINTMTILYPTKETFLVFRDLLKKYQPVGLQIHDYEILSIGLANQIDTVATFNEKDFKKVKEAKLYVL, from the coding sequence ATGAATAAAATATTAGTAGATACTAATGTTTTAATTTATTCTATTGACGAAGATTCAAAATATTTTGATAGTGCTCAAAAGATATTTTCTGAAGAGCTCGAATTATATACAACATCAAAAAACTTATCAGAATTTCTTACTGTGGTAACAAGATTTTCTCAAAATTCGTTATCATTAAAAGAAGCCCTACTGGTGATCGAAGATTTTATAAATACGATGACCATATTATATCCAACCAAAGAAACCTTTTTAGTATTCAGAGATTTACTGAAAAAGTACCAACCTGTAGGATTACAAATCCATGATTATGAAATATTAAGTATTGGCTTAGCTAATCAAATAGATACTGTTGCTACCTTTAATGAGAAGGATTTTAAAAAAGTTAAAGAAGCTAAACTATATGTTTTATAG
- a CDS encoding type II toxin-antitoxin system Phd/YefM family antitoxin, translated as MKNINISKDIIPVGEFKSRLAYFLKEIQEKGNALVITQNGKPAGVLLSPVEFDGLRQSKQFAESVARGLSDSEKGEVFSTAQVKSLLKKNRSR; from the coding sequence ATGAAAAATATAAATATATCAAAGGATATAATCCCGGTTGGCGAGTTTAAATCCAGACTGGCATATTTTCTTAAAGAGATTCAGGAAAAAGGAAATGCTTTAGTGATTACACAGAACGGCAAACCTGCTGGCGTACTTTTATCTCCTGTAGAATTTGATGGATTAAGACAGTCAAAACAATTTGCAGAATCAGTTGCAAGAGGATTATCAGATTCAGAAAAAGGAGAGGTGTTTTCAACTGCACAGGTAAAATCGCTGTTGAAGAAGAATCGTTCCAGATAA
- a CDS encoding type II toxin-antitoxin system RelE/ParE family toxin has translation MKVFWTKESIFRLNEIESYIKRDNPISAVKFIDHLISHTERLSKNPERGRIVPEFSIKVIRELLYKNYGIVYLIKKKRIEVLTVFEGNQLLKKEDLEKNIKKIRDTSNLFNLSDLSVYKWNSQLQINIIFPPSFSIASYF, from the coding sequence ATGAAAGTATTCTGGACGAAAGAATCAATATTCAGATTAAACGAGATAGAATCCTATATTAAACGCGATAATCCCATCTCAGCGGTTAAATTTATTGATCATTTAATATCGCATACTGAAAGATTATCTAAAAATCCCGAAAGAGGCAGAATAGTTCCGGAATTTTCAATTAAGGTAATCAGAGAATTATTGTATAAGAATTATGGAATAGTCTATCTGATAAAAAAGAAAAGAATAGAAGTGCTGACAGTTTTTGAAGGTAATCAGTTACTCAAAAAAGAAGATTTAGAAAAAAATATTAAAAAAATTAGAGACACATCTAACCTCTTTAATCTTTCTGACTTATCAGTTTATAAATGGAACAGCCAATTACAAATCAATATAATTTTTCCCCCTTCTTTCTCAATCGCATCTTATTTCTAA